ACCGACGACGTTGACCGTGGAACAGCTTGGCGGAATCATTGAACTTTGCCGGGCGAAATTCGATGTTTCGCCGGATGCGGAAATCACCAGCGAGGCGAATCCTGGCACGATTTCTCAAGCGTTCTTGGAACGATTGCGTGCGACAGGAATTAACCGGTTGAGTTTTGGCGTGCAATCTTTTGACGATGGCGAACTCGAAATGATCGGGCGTTCGCACTCAGCGGAAGACGCTCGCCAAGCCGTGCGGCTGGCGCGAGCAGCAGGATTTGAAAACGTCAGCATTGACCTGATTGCCGGGTTACCGGAACAAAAGATGGAAACGTGGCGGCGAAACCTGGAAGAAGCCTTCGCGCTGGAGCCGGATCATTTGTCCGTGTATTTGCTGGAGCTGTACAAGGACGCACCCCTGCTGCATCGCATCAACCGGGGCGAACTCAGAGCGATTGACGACGAACTGACCGTCGAAATGTACTTCGCGCTGAAAGATGAAGCGGAACGGCAGGGCTTTGACCATTACGAAATTTCCAACTGGGCGCGGCCCGGATTTGAATCGCGGCACAATTTGAAATACTGGACGGGAGCGCCGTACTGGGCGTTCGGCGTTTCCGCCGCCGGGTACGATGGCGCGCGGCGTTGGTCGAATACCCGCAACATTCACGAATACCTGGCGAAAATCGAAGCGGGCGCATCGCCCGTCACCGAAAGCGAAGAACTGGACGAAAACACGCGCCAAAGCGAAAATCTGTTCCTACGATTGCGGTTAAAAGAAGGTGTCAATTTGCGCGACCACGAACAACGCTTCGGCGTCCGTGTTACAGAGCGGTATTCGGAGGAACTCGTGCGGCTTGGCGAAGCAGGCTTAATCGAACTCGACAACGACACACTGAAGATTTCGCGCGCCGGCACGGTGCTGGCCAACGAAGTCTTCGCAGCTTTTGTTTAACGGTATGGAACTCATTGATTTAAGAAGCGACACTATCACAAAACCTACCGCAGCGATGCGCCGCGCGATGGCCGAAGCTGAGGTCGGCGACGATGTATACGGCGAAGACCCGACCGTTAACCGATTGCAGGAACGCGCGGCGGAATTGTTCGGCAAAGATGCTGCGCTGTTTGTTCCGTCGGGAACGATGGGCAATCAGATTTGCATCAAGCTGCATACGCGCCCCGGCACCGAAGTCATTGTCGAAGCGCGCGCCCACATTTTGGATTATGAAATGGGAGCGGCAGCGGTGATTTCCGGCGTGATTCTGCGACCCGTGCGCGGGGAAAATGGCGTGCTCAATTGGGATTTGATCGCTCCGGCGCTTCGTTTGAACGCGCCGTATTACGTGACGCCGACTTCGTTGGTGGCGCTGGAAAATTCGCACAACATGGCGGGCGGAGCGGTGATGCCGATTTCCGTTTCCGCCAGAATTTGCGAACAGGCTCACGCGCTGGGATTGCCGGTTCATCTGGACGGAGCGCGCATTTTCAATGCGGCGCTGGCGCTCAACACGACGGTTGCCGAAATCGCCAGGCCGTTTGATTCAGTGATGTTCTGTTTGTCAAAAGGCCTGGGCGCGCCGGTCGGTTCGATGATTGTTGGCAAAAAAGATTTCATCAAAGAAGCCATCAGCATTCGCAAAATGCTCGGCGGCGGCATGCGACAGGTCGGCGTGCTGGCAGCGGCGGGAATGATCGCGCTGGAAGAATCGCCAAAGGCATTGGTCGAAGATCACGCCAACGCCAAACGCCTGGCCGAAGGCTTGGCCGAACTGCACGGCGTGAACATTGATCCCGAGCGCGTGCAAACCAACATTGCCATATTTGATATTGCGGCGACGGGAATGACGACAGCACAGATGTCTGCGGAATTGAAAACGCGCGGCGTATTGGCCAACGGAATCAGCGCGCGCGAAATGCGTATGGTCACGCATTACGACGTCAGCCGCGAAGACATCGAACAGACAATCAAAATTACGAAAGAAATCCTTGGGAGGTAAACAGGACTGACAGGATTTTTCAGGATGTAGGCAAACAGACCAAAAGACAAAACTCATTTCATTTTCCATTTGTCAGTTTGCAATTGTCATTTATCAGTGTTTGCGCGCGCCTGCCGGAGCGATGACAAATGAAAATCAAATATGGGAAATGGAAAATGAAACTCCCAATTCGTTGTTTCTTGTGTATGTATTCCAATCCTGAAAAGTCCTGTAAATCCTGTCGAAACGTCTTTGTCGGAAAGAAAACCAATCATCGCCATTGACGGCCCGGCGGGCGCAGGCAAAAGCACGATTGCCAAAATGCTTGCGCGGCAGCTCGGTTATTTGTTCATCAACACGGGAGCGATGTATCGCGCCGTGGCCTGGAAAGCGTTGCAGCTTGGCGCGTCATTCGACGCCACCGAGCAGGTCGGCAAACTTGCGGAAGATTCGTTGATTGAATTGACCGGATCGGTGGACGCCACACGCGTGTTGATTGACGGCCAGGACATTACGGACGAAATCGTCAGCCCCGCCATCGGCCAGGCGGCGTCTGTCGTTTCCGCGATTCCGGCAGTGCGCCGGGCGTTGGTCGCTCGGCAACAGCAGATGGGACGATCCGGCGGTGTGGTAATGGAAGGCCGCGACATCGGCACACAGGTCTTCCCGGATGCCGAATTCAAAATTTATCTGGACGCCACCAGCGAAGCGCGCGCGCAACGACGGTTTGACGAAGATAGCGTGCGAGGAACCGCCGTCGCTTCGTTGGAGCAAATGCAGTTTGAAATCGAAGAGCGCGATACCAGAGACAAAACCCGCGCCGATTCGCCGCTGGTTCAGGCCGATGACGCGGTTTACATTGACTCTTCAAGGCTGACAATTGAGGACGTCGTAACCAAAATTCTCCGCCTTGTGAATCAAAAAACAGACAGTACCTGAACACACACGGAGCACACACATGAAAAAAACTCTTGGCCAAACTGTGGGGATTGTCATCGTTGCATTCATCGTCGCCGCTGGAATTTTCCCGGATACGTTTCGCCACTTGGTGGACGTTGTTTCCTTTCCCTGGGCGTATTCGTTTCTTGGTAAACCGACCTTAACCGGCAATTGGCGAGGTCAGGTGAGTTTTGAAGGCAGACCCAGCCGCGAAATCAAATTGGAGATCGAACGCATGACGCTGGATACGCTCCGCGTCGAGCGCAATACAAAAAATTCCGCCCTGAATGTCGTGAATGATCATTATTCGATGCATGGATCATTTGCGGGAACGGCGGAAATGCCGGATGAATTGGGTGACCCAATCCATTACGAACTGTCGGGGAGCGCCAATCGTAGCGGATCGGAAGTTGTCATCAAACTGCGTGCGGTTGATAGAAAATTTGCTTCGCAAGTGCAACCGTTGCTGCAGGAGCTTACAGGTTCCTGGAAAGGAAAGACGTTGGAGTTGAACGGCCAGTTTTCCATTGTTTTCTTTGACAGGGATGGGGCGATGCTCGATCTTGGTCAACCAACCCAGTTGGCATCCGCACAACTGACCCGACAATAAATTCGATCTGGCCAGCGCTCTTTTGGCAAACCTCTGCGAATCGGGAAGCGTATCCGAAAGCAAATCGGAAGCGAATCTAAATCAGAACAAACAACATTGGGACACTCTTTTTTCGACAGGATTTACAGGATTGTGCAGGATTTTCAGAAACGCCAATTTCAACAAGGCTCCAAACAAGTTGGAATTCCGTTTATCCTGAAAATCCTGTTAATCCTGTCTCAAAGTTTTTTGTTTTGATTTAGAACGAAAACGCTTTTCATCAAATCAATCTTAGGAGATCAATCATGACTCGGAAGAAATTTCTATCGGCAGTCTTGTTACTGTCCCTGGCGCTTTGCGGGTTGCCTGTCGGCGCACAACAAGCGCAACCGGCCAAAGACGCCAACGACCCAATCGCACGCATCAAAGACGAAGGCATGAATCGTTCGCAAGTCATGCAAACGCTCAGTTATTTGACGGACGTGATCGGCCCGCGTTTGACGGCGTCGCCCAACCTGAAACGCGCCAACGAATGGACGCGCGACAAAATGAAAGAATGGGGACTGGAAAATGCGCACCTGGAAGCTTGGGGGCCGTTCGGACGCGGCTGGGCGCTGAAATCCTTTTCAGCGGAAGTCATCGCGCCGCAATCCTTCCCCCTGATCGCTTACCCGAAGGCCTGGTCGCCGGGAACCAATGGCGTCGTCACTGGCGATGTTGTTTACCTGGATGCTAAAGACGAAAAAGAACTCGACAAATACAAAGGCACGTTGAAAGGCAAAATCGTCATCACCGCTCCGCTCATTGATGTTAAAGCCATCTTTGAAGCCCCCGGAACGCGTTTGACCGAAAAAGATTTGCTGCGGCTGGCCGATGCGCAGGACCCTGCCAAAGATCGTATGGGCGGCCCAATGGCACAAATGAACAATCCGCGCATGATGGAATTCATCAACGCGGCAATTTTGGATGCCAAGAAGCTGAATTTCCTGGTCAAGGAAGAAGCCGCGTTGGTGTTGTCGCCTTCGCGGGGCGGTAGCGGAGGAACAATTTTCGTTTCAGCCGCCGACGTTCCCAAAGAAATCAAACCAGACCTGACTCCGATGCAAGCCGTGATGCAATTGTTCATGGGCCGCGTCAACGCGTACGACAAAAACGCTCCCAAAACCTTGCCGCAAGTAACCATTGCCGCCGAACATCACAACCGGCTTGTTCGCATGCTGCAAGCTGGGGAAAAGGTTCAGCTTCGCGTCAACCTGGATGTACAGTTTTACGATCAGGATTTGATGGCTTACAACACCGTCGCCGAAATTCCCGGCACTGACAAGAAAGATGAAATCGTGATGGTCGGCGCGCACATGGATTCGTGGCACAGTGGCACCGGCGCCACAGACAACGGAGCCGGTTGCGCCGTCGCCATGGAAGCCGTCCGCATTTTGAAAGCCTTGAACCTGCAACCACGCCGAACAATTCGCGTCGGGTTGTGGAGCGGCGAAGAACAAGGCTTATTCGGATCGCGGGCTTACGTCAAAGACCACCTTGGTTCGCCTGCCGGAGCTAACACACCTGAGGCAGAAATGGCCGCGATGATGGGCGGCGGCGGCGGTGGAAAGATCAACACCAAACCTGATTACGACAAGTTTTCGGTGTACTTCAACCTGGACAACGGCACCGGCAAAATTCGCGGCGTGTATTTGCAGGGCAACGAAGCCGTCCGTCCGATTTTCCGCGATTGGTTGACGCCGTTCCGCGACATGGGCGCGACGACGCTGAGCATTTCCAACACGGGCGGAACCGACCATCTGTCGTTTGACGGAATCGGCTTGCCGGGCTTCCAGTTCATCCAGGATCCTGTGGAATACGACACGCGCACGCACCATTCCAACATGGACGTATTCGACCGTATTCAGGCTGACGATATGAAACAGGCTGCGACGATTATGGCGGCGTTTCTGTACAACGCTTCGACGCGAGAAGAAAAGATTCCGCGCAAACCATCCGCAGCGAAATAAAGCAAACGAGCCGACAAAAACTAAAGAAAAGCCCCAACGGGGCAAACTATAAAAGCCCGGTGCATCGCACCGGGTAACTGGCATTTTTTAGACAAGCCCCAACGGGGCGAAATAGGCAGACCTATTTCGCCCCGTTGGGGCTTGTCTTTTCTTTCCGACTTTCCCAGTGCAATGCACTGGGCTGCCATATTTGCCCCGTTGGGGCAGCTACCAAACGAAAAGCACTAACATCTAATCAGCCTGCCTCAGCGGTTCTCAATTGCAAACTATCCATCGCCAAGGCGCGAACAACCGCTTCGGCGGTATGTTCTTTGGGCTGAATGTGAACCCCCAAGCCATGCAATTCGGCGGCTTCGGCGGTCACGGGGCCGATGCAGGCAACGCGCGTGTTTGCCAACTGCGGCGTCAAATGATCGGTTTCCAGAATCGCCGCCAGATTCGCGACCGTCGAGGGGCTGGTGAAGATGATGTAATCGGCGTTGGATTCCTGAATCAACGTGCGCACTTCCCCGCTCGTCGTTGCGGGCAGAACGGTTTGATACGCTTCGACGACTTCCACGTAAACGCCGATTTTTTCCATCGCCGGACGAATCACATCCAGCGTGATGTTCGACGCGGGCAGCAGCATTTTCGACCCGCGCAGCCGTTGGCTGACACCGAATCGTTTGATGAAATCTTCGACCAATGCTTCCGCCGTGAAGCGTTCCGGCATCACGTCAACCAAGATGTTCTCTGCGCCCAGCGTTTCCGCCGTCTTTCGTCCAACCGCGCACACTTTGTGCGCCATCAACTCTGCGCGTCCGTGGCCGGTTTCATCCAACCGCCGCAAAAAATACTCGACGCCGTTGGAACTGGTGAACGCCAACCAATCGAACCAACTCAGTTTGGCCAGCGCGCTATCCATCTGTTCCCAACTGGCGGGCGGTTTAATTTCAATCGTCGGGCAAGCGATGACTTCCGCGCCCAGCTTTTCCAAAAACCGAACCATTTCGCTGCTTTGCTTCGGCGAACGCGTGACGATCACTCTGCGCCCGGCCAGCGGATGTTCCGGTACGGAACGGGGAGCGGTAGCGACCTGGTTTCCTTTTCCGGAGGCGGCTGCTGGCGACTGTATTGGTCTTGCTGAAGCTGTTTGTCGAACCGGCGGAACATTCATCGGAGCAGATTCTCTCCCTTGAGCCTGCAACAAATCCCGCGCGCCAGCTTTTACCAAGGCGTCGGCCAATTGCCCACCGATGGCTTCCGCCTGATGCGCGGAGCCTTCCGCGTGCAGCCGGATCAACTGCTTTCCTTCGACATCGGCGACCAACCCTTCCAATCGTAATTGCTCTTCCCGCACCACGCCCAGCGCGGCAATCGGAACCGCGCAGCCCCCGCCAAGTTCGCGCAATACGGCGCGTTCGGCTTCGGTGGCATATCGCGTAGCCCAATGGTTCAGCGATTCCAGCAACAGATTCGTCCGCTGATCATCCACGCGAGATTCAATGCCGAGCGCTCCCTGGCTGACGGCGGTCAGCATTTCCGCCGGGTCAATGCGCGCCGAAATGCGGTCGGCAAATCCCAATCGGATCAATCCCGCCGACGCCAGAATGATCGCGTCGTATTGGCCGTCGTCCAGCTTGCGCAATCGCGTGTCTACGTTGCCGCGCAATTCCAACACTTCCAGGTCGGGCCGCTGATGCAGCAACTGCGCGCGACGGCGCAAACTGCTGGTGCCGACGCGCGCGCCTTGGGGCAAATCCCGAATCGCTTTGACCGTTCCGTGCAAGGCGGCGGAACAAATCAGTGCATCGCGCACGTCTACACGTTCGGTGATGGCGGCGAGATGCAATCCGTCTGGCAGCACCGTCGGCAAATCCTTCAGACTGTGAACGGCCAGATCAATGCTGCGATTCAGCAAGGCTTCTTCGATCTCTTTGGTGAATACGCCCTTGCCTGCCCCGGCAAGTCCCGCCAGCGAGACTTCCTGCATCTTGTCGCCCGTGGTTTTGATGATCTCAATTTCGACCACCAAGCCCGGATGCAGACGTTCCAGTTCTTGTTTGATCCAGTTGGATTGCCACAGCGCCAGCTTGCTGCCGCGTGACCCGATAATCAGATTTGGCATGGCCTTCATTAAACCAGCAGAAAAACCTCAACGCAAAGGCACGCGATCACTCTACCAGCTTCAAAAAGTAAACGCCCCGCGCGCCGCCCGCGACGATCAAATCTCCGCGCATCGCGCAGCAAAACAACGGCCCATCGGCAAAAAAACGTAGCCAAGCATTCGCCGCTGTCAGCATCCCAGACTTTGAGTATGCGGTCATCGGAAGCGGAGACGATGCGCTTGGAATCGGGAGAGAAGGCGCAGCCCCAGACAGAAGACGAATGTCCTTCGAGAGTGCGGAGCAAAGCCGGGTGTGGCCGGTCAGGTAATAGATGAACAGGCGCAATTAGTGGAGTCTTCAACATTTGTGCCAATTCCTCGATTGCTGCCCTCAAGTCAGGTGAATGCCGCAGCCGGGCCATCAGCGTGGATTCAATGTCCTTTTGAGTCCGGCAATGGTTGAACAGGTGGCCGGAATTGGCAAAACTCCGTACCAGCGTCCGTAAAGAATCATCCGATGGTGCAACTGCCTGCGCTTTGCTCAGGTCTTTTTCCACCGACTGCGATTTCCGCAGCAAAGTCTTTTTGGCCAGATAGCGCCAATCCTTGACCGTCGCCACCAATTCTTCTCTGCGGTTGGCTTCGATCAAATGGCCGGCTCAGTTCAGAGTACCGCCTTCAGGCGGCTGATTCCGGCTGAAGCCCGGGACTCAAAACAGTTATTGAGTACCGCCTTCAGGCCGCTGATTCCGGCTGAAGCCGGGACTCAAAACAGTTATTGCGCCGCCAGATCGGCTTTGCGTTCGTCGCGCAGAAAGGTGCGGATCACGTCGTGCAGGCGAATGACGCGCGTGCCGAGGTCGAATTCCAGCAACAGCGCGGCGTGATACAGCCGGTCGCACAGATCGTCAGTGTCCAGATCGTCCAGCCGCCAGTATTTTTCCAGCGTCACCATCGGCACATAAATGTCTTCGGGAAAGATGGCCAGCTCGAAAAAGCGAGCGCGGTCTTCGTCGCTGATCTGATCCAAACTGACCGCCAGCGTCACTGAAACCGCCTGATTGCGTTCGACAGGATTGTTGGCGTCGAAGGCTTTCAGGCCGCGTTTGTCCAAGGCTCGATTGGCGTAAGTGATGGCGGCGGCAAGATCTTCGCCGGATTTGGTTCGGGTGCGCAACACACCATTGGCCAACCGCAACAACAACGGCCATTCTCCCAACCGAGCCGCCAGTTTGCGGAGTTCGTTCTGAGTACCGGCTTCAGCCGGAAGCAGTTGGATTGCTGATTCCTGTCGGCTGAAGCCGGGACTCAAAGCGCTGCCGAGCAACGCAACGGCTTCGGATTCGCGCATCGCATCCACGGGAACTTCGGCAACTGCGTTGGGCAGGGTTTTCGAGTTGCGCGTGGTAATCAGCCGGGCGCAGCGTTCCCCGCCCTGCAAAAACAGGCGCAGGTGCGCGTGGTTCCACACGTCGTCAATCACCAGCAAAATATCCCTGTCAGCCAGCAGTTCGCGGAATCGCGCGGCGATGGCTTCCGCGCCGGTGTAATCGGGTTTGTATCCGCACAAGACTTCGATCAATATCCAGAACTTTGGAGTTCAGATCGCGACCACCTTCCAGACTGACGCGATCCTGCCAGACGGTGAACTTTTCTTCGGTTAGAAGCCGTCGCAATCCGACCGCCGTCGGCTCGCCGTCTTTGCGAGCGTAAGAAACAAAAATGCCTTCGCGTTTTGCGTTCATAGCCGGTTTGGGAGCACGAGTGAATTACTGCTGAGTGCCAGCGAAACAATACCACAACTTCATGCTGGGTACGCAGGCGTCCCGCCTGCAAACGCGAGCGTAGCGAGATTACAGGTTTGCTTGTAATCTCACTTCGTTCGCACCCGCAGGCGGGACGCCTGCGTACCCAGCGTTGTCGGGGTCTGCCTCTTTGAGTATAGTTGCGGCTCGAAACAGGAGTTCAAATCTAATCACAGGAGTTCAGCCCATCACGCATGGCAAATTACGTCAGCCAGGTCGCCGAACACATTCGCAGCGAAATCCACAAAGTTATCGTCGGTCAGGATGCAATCATTGACCAGATTTTGATCTGCCTGTTGGCCGAAGGTCACGCTCTGCTGGAAGGCGTGCCCGGCACGGCCAAAACGTTGATGGTCAAAACGCTGGCGCGCATTCTGGGCGTGGGCTTCAACCGCATCCAATTCACGCCGGATTTGATGCCTTCGGACATCACGGGAACGAATGTGTTCAACGTGGCGACTTCGCAATTCACGCTGCGGCACGGACCGATTTTCACGGACATTCTGCTGGGCGATGAAATCAACCGGACGCCGCCAAAAACACAGGCTGCGCTGCTGGAAGCCATGGAAGAGCGCCAGGTGACGATTGACGGCGAAAGCCATTTGCTGTCGCCGCTGTTTCTGGTGCTGGCGACCGAAAACCCGATTGAATACGAAGGCACGTATCCGCTGCCCGAAGCCCAGCTTGACCGCTTCCTGTTCAAGGTTCTGATTTCCTATCCCAGCGTTGAAGACGAACAGCAAATCGTCGCCAACTGGCAGGCTGGTTTCAATGCGCGGAAGCTGGAAAATGTGCCGTTGGTGATGATGGACGACCCGACGGTGATTCCGCAGTGTCGCGCCGAAGTTCGCCGCATCAATGTCGAGCCCAGCGTGCAGGCATATATTGTCAATCTGGCTCGTCGCACGCGCGAACATCCCAGTCTGTTGTGGGGCGCCAGTCCGCGCGCTTCCGTTGCGCTGCTGCTGGCCGGCAAAGCGCTGGCGGCGATGCGCGACCGCGAATTCGTCACGCCGGACGATGTGCGTGATGTCGTCCATCCTGCGCTACGCCACCGCATCCTGCTGCGCTCCGAAGCGGAAATTGAAGGTGTCACCGAAGAAGCGATTCTGGACGAGATTATCTCTGCGGTTGAAGTGCCACGGTAGGAGTTGGGGGTTGGGAGGTAGGAGTTGGGATAGGATTGACGGGTCGCGCTTTGTGTGGAGAGATTTTCAGGAGGGTTTATGGCAGCCATTACAAGTTTTCGTGATTTAAGAGTTTGGCAAGCTGGAATGAATTTGGTTGAACAGGTGTATAAATTGACGAGTTGCTTTCCCAAAACTGAAATCTACGGCCTCTCCAGCCAGATGCAACGTGCCGCGGTCTCAATTCCCTCAAATATTGCCGAAGGATATGTGCGAGAAGGCACGAAAGAATATCTTCACCATTTATCTATTGCCCAGGCTTCGTTGGCGGAGTTATCAACCCAAATCGAAATTGCAGCACGTCTAAACTACATTTCGCAGGAAGCATTTGCCCCACTATTCGATTTAACAACGTCCCTAAGCAAACAACTTTATGCGTTACGCAATAGCCTGTTGAAACACAACCACGCACCATCCGCCCAACTCCCAACTCCCAACTCCCAACTCCACTCATGATTTTCACGAGACGATTTTTCATCCTGTTCGCGCTTGGAGCATTGCCGCTGGTGGCGATGTGGTCGGGGTTTGCCGCGCAAACAAAACTGAAATGGTGGTTGCTTGGCTACGATGTGTTTCTGGTGGCAGTTGCTTTCCTGGATTACAAACTGACGGAAAAGGCGTCGCAGATTGAAGTCCGCCGCATCATGCCGCGACGATTTATGATTGGCGAAGAAAACGAAGTCCAGCTTCACCTTGCCGTCAAACTTGCACGACGGCGTTCGCGCGCGCCGCGATTTTCCATCAAGGATGAATACCCATCTGATCTGGAACTGCGTGGTGACCGATTGCTGACTGTCAAAACGCGCCGCAACCGCAGCGGTGAAGCCACTGCCGTTGCCGAGTACAAGTTGTATGCGGCATCACGCGGCAATTATGGCTTCGGCGACGTGGCGCTCCGCTGGCGTTCCCGGCTGGGATTGGTCGTCAAACAAATCAGTTTGCCCTTGGCCGAAACCGTCAAGGTGTATCCGAACATCAACGAAGCCAAACGCTACGAAATTTTCGCTCAGCGCAATCGCCAACTGGGTTTGCGCCGTTCGCGGCTTCGTGGACAAGGGCGCGAATTTGAAAGCCTTCGCGATTACGTGCTCGGCGATGAATTGCGGCACATTTCGTGGACGGCAACGGCTCGTCGCGGAAAATTGACGACGCGGCAATACCAGACAGAGCGCAATCAAAACATCGTCATGATGATTGACGCTGGGCGATTGATGACCTCGCGCATCGAGCATTTGTCGAAACTCGATCACGCGATCAATGCTGCGCTGGCCATTGGCTACGTCGCCACCAGCGGAGGCGACAACGTGGGCTTGTTGGTGTTCAACCGGCAAGTGGTCAGTTATCTGGCTCCGCAGCGCGGGCACGGACAGTTGTCTGCGATGACCGAAGCGCTGTACAACGTCAAACCACAGATGATCGAACCATCGTACGCGCGAGCCTTTCAATACCTGACGCAAAACTGCAAACGGCGTTCGCTGGTGGTGATTCTGACGGATTTGGTAGATCGCGACGCTTCGGCGGAATTATTGGCATACACGGCGGCGCTGCTGCCCAGGCACTTGCCGCTGATCGTCACCATCGGCGATAACGATTTACGCGCGCTGGTTTCCGCAGAACCCGAAACCGTGGCGGATGTGTACAAACAAAGCGTCGCCGAGGAATTGCTCCAAC
This region of Acidobacteriota bacterium genomic DNA includes:
- the hemW gene encoding radical SAM family heme chaperone HemW, whose translation is MNQLAGIYIHIPFCDTRCHYCNFATGGYESDLARRYVEALRTEIQRAETKPEMQAVDSIYFGGGTPTTLTVEQLGGIIELCRAKFDVSPDAEITSEANPGTISQAFLERLRATGINRLSFGVQSFDDGELEMIGRSHSAEDARQAVRLARAAGFENVSIDLIAGLPEQKMETWRRNLEEAFALEPDHLSVYLLELYKDAPLLHRINRGELRAIDDELTVEMYFALKDEAERQGFDHYEISNWARPGFESRHNLKYWTGAPYWAFGVSAAGYDGARRWSNTRNIHEYLAKIEAGASPVTESEELDENTRQSENLFLRLRLKEGVNLRDHEQRFGVRVTERYSEELVRLGEAGLIELDNDTLKISRAGTVLANEVFAAFV
- a CDS encoding low specificity L-threonine aldolase, producing MELIDLRSDTITKPTAAMRRAMAEAEVGDDVYGEDPTVNRLQERAAELFGKDAALFVPSGTMGNQICIKLHTRPGTEVIVEARAHILDYEMGAAAVISGVILRPVRGENGVLNWDLIAPALRLNAPYYVTPTSLVALENSHNMAGGAVMPISVSARICEQAHALGLPVHLDGARIFNAALALNTTVAEIARPFDSVMFCLSKGLGAPVGSMIVGKKDFIKEAISIRKMLGGGMRQVGVLAAAGMIALEESPKALVEDHANAKRLAEGLAELHGVNIDPERVQTNIAIFDIAATGMTTAQMSAELKTRGVLANGISAREMRMVTHYDVSREDIEQTIKITKEILGR
- a CDS encoding (d)CMP kinase, whose translation is MSERKPIIAIDGPAGAGKSTIAKMLARQLGYLFINTGAMYRAVAWKALQLGASFDATEQVGKLAEDSLIELTGSVDATRVLIDGQDITDEIVSPAIGQAASVVSAIPAVRRALVARQQQMGRSGGVVMEGRDIGTQVFPDAEFKIYLDATSEARAQRRFDEDSVRGTAVASLEQMQFEIEERDTRDKTRADSPLVQADDAVYIDSSRLTIEDVVTKILRLVNQKTDST
- a CDS encoding M20/M25/M40 family metallo-hydrolase, with protein sequence MTRKKFLSAVLLLSLALCGLPVGAQQAQPAKDANDPIARIKDEGMNRSQVMQTLSYLTDVIGPRLTASPNLKRANEWTRDKMKEWGLENAHLEAWGPFGRGWALKSFSAEVIAPQSFPLIAYPKAWSPGTNGVVTGDVVYLDAKDEKELDKYKGTLKGKIVITAPLIDVKAIFEAPGTRLTEKDLLRLADAQDPAKDRMGGPMAQMNNPRMMEFINAAILDAKKLNFLVKEEAALVLSPSRGGSGGTIFVSAADVPKEIKPDLTPMQAVMQLFMGRVNAYDKNAPKTLPQVTIAAEHHNRLVRMLQAGEKVQLRVNLDVQFYDQDLMAYNTVAEIPGTDKKDEIVMVGAHMDSWHSGTGATDNGAGCAVAMEAVRILKALNLQPRRTIRVGLWSGEEQGLFGSRAYVKDHLGSPAGANTPEAEMAAMMGGGGGGKINTKPDYDKFSVYFNLDNGTGKIRGVYLQGNEAVRPIFRDWLTPFRDMGATTLSISNTGGTDHLSFDGIGLPGFQFIQDPVEYDTRTHHSNMDVFDRIQADDMKQAATIMAAFLYNASTREEKIPRKPSAAK
- the hemC gene encoding hydroxymethylbilane synthase, which gives rise to MKAMPNLIIGSRGSKLALWQSNWIKQELERLHPGLVVEIEIIKTTGDKMQEVSLAGLAGAGKGVFTKEIEEALLNRSIDLAVHSLKDLPTVLPDGLHLAAITERVDVRDALICSAALHGTVKAIRDLPQGARVGTSSLRRRAQLLHQRPDLEVLELRGNVDTRLRKLDDGQYDAIILASAGLIRLGFADRISARIDPAEMLTAVSQGALGIESRVDDQRTNLLLESLNHWATRYATEAERAVLRELGGGCAVPIAALGVVREEQLRLEGLVADVEGKQLIRLHAEGSAHQAEAIGGQLADALVKAGARDLLQAQGRESAPMNVPPVRQTASARPIQSPAAASGKGNQVATAPRSVPEHPLAGRRVIVTRSPKQSSEMVRFLEKLGAEVIACPTIEIKPPASWEQMDSALAKLSWFDWLAFTSSNGVEYFLRRLDETGHGRAELMAHKVCAVGRKTAETLGAENILVDVMPERFTAEALVEDFIKRFGVSQRLRGSKMLLPASNITLDVIRPAMEKIGVYVEVVEAYQTVLPATTSGEVRTLIQESNADYIIFTSPSTVANLAAILETDHLTPQLANTRVACIGPVTAEAAELHGLGVHIQPKEHTAEAVVRALAMDSLQLRTAEAG
- a CDS encoding toll/interleukin-1 receptor domain-containing protein; translated protein: MNAKREGIFVSYARKDGEPTAVGLRRLLTEEKFTVWQDRVSLEGGRDLNSKVLDIDRSLVRIQTRLHRRGSHRRAIPRTAG
- a CDS encoding MoxR family ATPase — translated: MANYVSQVAEHIRSEIHKVIVGQDAIIDQILICLLAEGHALLEGVPGTAKTLMVKTLARILGVGFNRIQFTPDLMPSDITGTNVFNVATSQFTLRHGPIFTDILLGDEINRTPPKTQAALLEAMEERQVTIDGESHLLSPLFLVLATENPIEYEGTYPLPEAQLDRFLFKVLISYPSVEDEQQIVANWQAGFNARKLENVPLVMMDDPTVIPQCRAEVRRINVEPSVQAYIVNLARRTREHPSLLWGASPRASVALLLAGKALAAMRDREFVTPDDVRDVVHPALRHRILLRSEAEIEGVTEEAILDEIISAVEVPR
- a CDS encoding four helix bundle protein — translated: MAAITSFRDLRVWQAGMNLVEQVYKLTSCFPKTEIYGLSSQMQRAAVSIPSNIAEGYVREGTKEYLHHLSIAQASLAELSTQIEIAARLNYISQEAFAPLFDLTTSLSKQLYALRNSLLKHNHAPSAQLPTPNSQLHS
- a CDS encoding DUF58 domain-containing protein — protein: MIFTRRFFILFALGALPLVAMWSGFAAQTKLKWWLLGYDVFLVAVAFLDYKLTEKASQIEVRRIMPRRFMIGEENEVQLHLAVKLARRRSRAPRFSIKDEYPSDLELRGDRLLTVKTRRNRSGEATAVAEYKLYAASRGNYGFGDVALRWRSRLGLVVKQISLPLAETVKVYPNINEAKRYEIFAQRNRQLGLRRSRLRGQGREFESLRDYVLGDELRHISWTATARRGKLTTRQYQTERNQNIVMMIDAGRLMTSRIEHLSKLDHAINAALAIGYVATSGGDNVGLLVFNRQVVSYLAPQRGHGQLSAMTEALYNVKPQMIEPSYARAFQYLTQNCKRRSLVVILTDLVDRDASAELLAYTAALLPRHLPLIVTIGDNDLRALVSAEPETVADVYKQSVAEELLQQREEALARITELGGLALDVQAGQLSFQLVNKYLEVKERGLL